A single Nostoc sp. PCC 7107 DNA region contains:
- a CDS encoding hybrid sensor histidine kinase/response regulator, with protein MSVVEKPKIDRILAVDDTKDNLILVQTILESEGYQIDLVSDGKSALKYVEQSPPDLILLDVMMPGMDGYEVTRRIRQNPEIKSYIPILLITAFHESSVVEGLDNGADDFIRKPFDTDELLARVRSLLRLKHSLDEQQKMARQREDFVSRLTHDLRTPLVAADRMLGLFQDETFCKISPEMKQAISVMIRSNQNLMQMVNTLLEVYRLEAGKKTFNDEVCNLPEIVQEVVSELSPLTSEKNLYVEVDTSALALNPTDPGIIMGDALELRRVFNNLLGNAIKFTDTGGITIRFSEETNNLQGKTWVIIAIEDTGYGIAPEDQVSIFERFRQGRNKRSGSGLGLHLSYRIAEAHGGNITVTSELGKGSVFTVRLPKSLEEIRE; from the coding sequence ATGTCTGTAGTGGAAAAGCCTAAAATTGATCGGATTCTTGCTGTTGATGACACTAAAGATAACCTGATTTTAGTTCAAACGATTTTAGAAAGTGAAGGTTATCAAATTGATTTAGTTTCCGACGGTAAATCAGCTTTAAAATATGTTGAACAATCTCCGCCTGATTTAATTCTGCTTGATGTGATGATGCCAGGGATGGACGGTTATGAAGTTACCCGTCGCATTCGTCAGAACCCAGAAATTAAAAGTTATATTCCCATTCTGCTAATCACCGCCTTTCATGAATCGAGTGTTGTGGAAGGCCTTGACAATGGTGCTGATGATTTTATTCGCAAACCTTTTGATACAGATGAACTCTTAGCGAGAGTGCGATCGCTTTTGCGACTCAAGCACAGTTTAGACGAACAGCAAAAAATGGCTCGCCAACGAGAAGACTTTGTATCTCGTCTCACCCATGATTTACGTACCCCCTTAGTAGCGGCTGATCGAATGCTGGGTTTGTTTCAAGACGAAACATTCTGCAAAATTTCGCCAGAAATGAAACAAGCGATTTCTGTCATGATTCGCAGCAACCAAAACTTAATGCAAATGGTCAATACCTTGCTAGAAGTTTATCGTTTAGAAGCCGGGAAAAAAACCTTTAACGATGAAGTTTGCAACTTACCAGAAATAGTTCAAGAAGTAGTCAGCGAATTATCACCCCTAACTAGTGAGAAAAATTTATATGTAGAAGTAGACACCAGTGCTTTAGCGTTAAATCCCACAGATCCTGGTATTATCATGGGTGATGCTTTAGAACTACGTCGGGTGTTCAATAACCTCCTTGGTAACGCCATCAAATTTACCGATACAGGCGGGATAACAATTCGCTTCTCAGAAGAAACAAACAACCTTCAAGGTAAAACTTGGGTCATCATTGCAATTGAAGATACAGGTTATGGTATCGCCCCAGAAGACCAAGTGAGCATATTTGAGCGATTTCGTCAAGGCAGAAATAAGCGATCTGGTAGTGGTTTAGGGCTGCATCTCTCCTACAGAATTGCCGAAGCACACGGTGGTAATATTACAGTTACCTCTGAACTAGGTAAAGGCAGTGTGTTTACAGTACGACTACCAAAAAGTCTTGAAGAAATTAGAGAGTAA
- a CDS encoding response regulator, translated as MYLAHSFISDGKQQNSQKPLILAVEDNDDNLLLISYALESLGCQFICQSDSSSTFLVAKEYQPDLIMLDILLPSLSGIEVVRYLKNDSLTYKIPVLAVTALATREDRERILQAGFDDYISKPFLIEDLETVVRRLLRGKLEPHSSYKLCQD; from the coding sequence ATGTACTTAGCACATTCATTCATCAGTGATGGCAAGCAGCAGAACTCTCAGAAGCCTTTAATTTTGGCAGTGGAAGATAATGATGATAATCTCCTGCTAATTAGTTATGCTCTTGAGTCGCTAGGCTGTCAATTCATCTGTCAATCAGACAGTTCCTCAACGTTTTTGGTAGCTAAAGAGTATCAGCCAGACTTGATCATGCTAGATATTTTGTTACCTAGTCTCAGCGGGATTGAAGTTGTCCGTTATCTTAAGAACGATTCACTAACTTACAAAATTCCCGTACTTGCGGTTACAGCTTTAGCCACCAGAGAAGATCGAGAACGCATTCTTCAGGCTGGATTTGATGACTATATCAGCAAACCATTCTTAATTGAGGATTTAGAAACGGTTGTGCGCCGTCTGCTAAGGGGAAAACTAGAGCCGCATTCTAGTTATAAACTGTGTCAGGATTAA
- a CDS encoding N-acetylmuramoyl-L-alanine amidase produces the protein MKFGIDIGHNSPPDTGARGIKFEDNLTLEVGNKVIEKLKALGHEVISCRPNGPSSSVKDSLSQRVNKANANRVEIFVSIHFNAFNGQANGTEVFAGSETSRKIAKPVLDEIIKLGFFNRGVKSGSHLFVIRNTNMPAVLVECCFIDSQKDVNLFNSEAMANAIVKGLTGKVPTTPVPPVPDEEQNVDTTTLRLQKALNRLKITDKNGKPLVEDNVLGAITSSAVENFQKIVGIATSGVANTSTWNAINLILAKRIIRPNHAGGTVVRYLQYRVGVETDGVYGPQTEAAIKKYQQQNGLTADGIVGPNSWQKLIG, from the coding sequence ATGAAATTTGGGATTGATATCGGACATAATTCTCCTCCAGACACTGGGGCTAGAGGGATAAAATTTGAAGATAATCTAACACTAGAAGTCGGCAACAAAGTTATAGAAAAATTGAAGGCTCTGGGGCATGAAGTCATTTCATGTAGACCAAACGGCCCTAGCTCTTCGGTGAAAGATTCACTTTCACAAAGAGTAAATAAAGCCAATGCTAATCGAGTGGAAATATTTGTATCCATACATTTTAATGCCTTTAATGGACAAGCTAATGGCACAGAGGTGTTTGCAGGTAGTGAGACAAGTAGAAAAATAGCGAAACCCGTATTAGATGAAATTATCAAATTAGGCTTTTTTAATCGCGGCGTTAAAAGTGGTTCCCACCTATTTGTAATCCGCAATACTAATATGCCGGCGGTTTTGGTTGAATGTTGCTTTATCGATTCTCAAAAAGATGTGAATCTTTTTAACTCAGAAGCAATGGCTAACGCTATTGTCAAAGGCTTAACGGGTAAAGTACCTACCACTCCTGTTCCCCCTGTCCCAGATGAAGAACAGAATGTTGATACCACAACTCTCCGATTACAAAAAGCTTTAAATCGCTTAAAAATTACCGATAAAAATGGTAAGCCCTTAGTAGAAGATAATGTCTTGGGTGCAATCACTAGTTCGGCTGTAGAAAACTTCCAAAAAATTGTGGGAATAGCTACATCAGGAGTTGCTAATACATCTACATGGAATGCGATAAATTTGATTTTGGCTAAACGCATTATCCGCCCAAATCATGCTGGGGGAACAGTGGTGAGATATTTACAATACCGCGTGGGTGTAGAAACTGATGGTGTTTACGGGCCGCAAACAGAAGCAGCCATCAAGAAATACCAACAGCAAAACGGTTTAACTGCTGATGGAATTGTTGGGCCAAATTCTTGGCAAAAACTAATTGGCTAA
- the trmFO gene encoding FADH(2)-oxidizing methylenetetrahydrofolate--tRNA-(uracil(54)-C(5))-methyltransferase TrmFO, with protein sequence MEQQPIQVIGGGLAGTEAAWQIAQAGVPVIFHEMRPLRFSPAHHTEHLAELVCSNSFGAMASDRAAGLLHEELRQLGSVVISKADEHAVPAGGALAVDRGQFSQDLTAAVSNHPLVEFRRGEVNAIPEGIVVLATGPLTSPDLAADLHRFTGMEYMSFFDAASPIIVGESINRDIAFMASRYDKGEAAYLNCPMNKEQYLQFWQALCQAEQTELKDFERETAKFFEACLPIEELAQRGEDTMRFGPLKPVGLSDSRTGERPYAVVQLRQEDKAGQLWNMVGFQTNLRWGEQKRVFQLIPGLENAEFVRLGVMHRNTFINAPQLMQPTLQFKQRPTLLAAGQLIGTEGYTAAAAGGWLAGTNAARLALGKEPLILPPTTMLGALLEFISSASPKHFQPMPPNFGILPDLGAKIKSKQERYGRYRDRSLADLSNWKSQLVSTTN encoded by the coding sequence ATGGAACAACAACCGATACAAGTAATTGGAGGTGGACTAGCTGGGACAGAAGCAGCATGGCAAATTGCCCAGGCGGGAGTACCTGTAATTTTTCATGAAATGCGCCCCTTACGCTTTAGCCCTGCTCATCATACAGAACATTTGGCAGAGTTAGTTTGTAGTAATTCTTTTGGGGCAATGGCCAGCGATCGCGCTGCTGGATTACTGCACGAAGAACTGCGACAATTAGGTTCGGTAGTTATATCTAAAGCCGACGAACACGCTGTTCCGGCTGGCGGGGCGTTGGCGGTAGATAGAGGCCAATTTAGTCAAGATTTAACAGCAGCAGTATCAAACCATCCTTTAGTAGAATTTCGCCGTGGTGAAGTCAATGCTATTCCTGAAGGCATTGTGGTATTAGCAACCGGGCCGTTGACTAGTCCCGACTTAGCCGCAGACTTGCACCGCTTCACCGGGATGGAGTACATGAGCTTTTTTGACGCGGCTAGTCCGATTATTGTTGGTGAGTCAATTAATCGTGACATTGCCTTTATGGCATCCCGTTATGACAAAGGTGAAGCCGCCTATCTCAACTGTCCCATGAATAAAGAACAGTATTTACAGTTTTGGCAAGCCCTGTGTCAAGCCGAACAAACAGAATTGAAAGATTTTGAACGGGAAACAGCGAAGTTTTTTGAAGCTTGTTTACCAATTGAAGAACTGGCACAACGGGGCGAAGATACGATGCGTTTTGGCCCTTTAAAACCAGTGGGCTTATCTGATAGCCGCACCGGGGAACGTCCCTACGCGGTGGTGCAGTTACGCCAAGAAGATAAAGCCGGTCAACTGTGGAATATGGTAGGCTTTCAAACTAATCTGCGTTGGGGTGAACAAAAACGCGTATTTCAACTGATCCCCGGTTTAGAAAATGCTGAGTTTGTGCGGTTGGGAGTTATGCACCGGAATACTTTTATCAATGCACCCCAATTAATGCAGCCGACATTACAATTTAAGCAGCGTCCCACCTTACTAGCGGCTGGACAGTTAATTGGGACGGAAGGTTACACCGCCGCAGCCGCTGGTGGTTGGTTAGCGGGAACCAATGCAGCGCGGCTGGCTTTGGGTAAAGAACCGTTAATTTTACCGCCTACAACCATGTTAGGGGCGCTATTAGAGTTTATTAGTTCGGCCTCTCCCAAACATTTTCAACCAATGCCCCCGAATTTCGGGATTTTGCCAGATTTAGGTGCAAAAATTAAAAGTAAACAAGAGCGTTATGGACGTTACCGCGATCGCTCTTTAGCCGACTTATCTAACTGGAAATCCCAATTAGTATCAACTACGAACTAA
- a CDS encoding GAF domain-containing protein, whose amino-acid sequence MQINFHQEFDPSSNKPVEQGLRRVLDRLVSTMQRDALIRQTTNQLRESLQADRVVLYYFYWQWQGQVTFESLSSDKYSILGSTGQDNCFTDKYAALYLAGRIRAIADVDQESLETCHREFLQSIQVRANLVVPILVPKGLWGLLVAHQCQASRIWSSAEINLMQTAAQTLATDSNILGS is encoded by the coding sequence GTGCAAATTAATTTTCACCAAGAATTCGACCCTAGCTCAAACAAACCTGTTGAACAGGGGTTACGAAGAGTGTTAGATCGCTTGGTTAGCACAATGCAGCGTGATGCCTTGATTAGACAAACGACTAATCAATTGAGAGAATCGCTTCAGGCCGATCGCGTGGTTTTATATTACTTTTATTGGCAGTGGCAGGGACAGGTCACTTTTGAATCCTTAAGTTCAGATAAATATTCAATTTTAGGTTCCACAGGGCAAGATAATTGTTTTACTGATAAATATGCAGCTTTGTATTTAGCTGGCAGAATTAGAGCGATCGCTGATGTTGATCAAGAATCATTAGAAACCTGTCACCGAGAATTTCTCCAAAGCATCCAGGTGCGTGCTAACTTAGTTGTGCCTATTTTAGTCCCCAAAGGATTGTGGGGTTTACTAGTGGCACATCAATGTCAAGCATCCCGTATTTGGTCGTCAGCAGAGATCAATTTAATGCAAACAGCAGCCCAAACCCTAGCTACAGACTCCAACATTTTAGGCAGTTAA
- a CDS encoding uracil-DNA glycosylase family protein, whose protein sequence is MSSDIQLSLFGESNFDQKELIPTDAKIPILTGTYNNMTELAQHCNQCQRCELGQTRTHAVVGRGHLKAPIMIVGEAPGQSEDETGLPFVGRSGQLLEKILESVNLTTEHDVYIGNINKCRPPNNRVPTPQEMAACIPYLLEQIRLVDPKIILLTGATAVKGLTGEKQGITKIRGQWIEWQGRLCMPIFHPSYLLRNPSKEKGSPKWLMWQDIQTVRAKYDEIKQNL, encoded by the coding sequence ATGAGCAGCGATATTCAACTCAGTCTCTTTGGTGAATCTAACTTCGATCAAAAAGAACTGATTCCTACAGATGCCAAAATTCCCATTCTGACGGGAACCTATAATAATATGACCGAGTTGGCACAACACTGCAATCAGTGCCAGCGTTGTGAATTAGGACAAACTCGCACTCATGCGGTGGTAGGGCGCGGTCATCTCAAAGCCCCAATCATGATTGTGGGAGAAGCACCAGGGCAAAGCGAAGATGAAACAGGCTTACCATTTGTTGGTAGATCTGGGCAGTTGCTAGAGAAGATATTGGAATCTGTGAACTTAACTACTGAGCATGATGTATACATCGGTAATATCAATAAATGCAGACCACCTAATAATCGGGTTCCGACTCCTCAAGAAATGGCTGCTTGCATACCATATTTATTAGAACAAATTCGCTTAGTTGATCCGAAAATTATTTTGTTAACAGGTGCAACGGCAGTTAAAGGATTAACTGGCGAAAAACAGGGAATCACCAAAATTCGTGGTCAGTGGATAGAGTGGCAAGGCCGTTTATGTATGCCAATTTTTCATCCCTCCTACTTATTACGTAACCCATCTAAGGAAAAAGGCAGCCCGAAATGGTTAATGTGGCAAGATATCCAAACAGTCCGCGCTAAGTATGATGAAATTAAACAAAATCTTTGA
- a CDS encoding phosphoribosyltransferase, translated as MLHTPLFENRTQAGAELARVIHNMLTQQTIDSGVKPVPIVYALPRGGISVAAPIAQRLDCPLTIVVAKKISHPDNPELAIGAVTAAGDVLWNQPKLCRWKYTSRWQETALNQVMNQAQALETYLSSACPSVHPAGATLILVDDGIATGMTMAVAAITVKKLAPAAVWLCAPVAPPELLPWLQQWCDRLIVLETPNLFRSVSNFYTEFPQVETEEVLVYLQAANK; from the coding sequence ATGTTACACACCCCTCTTTTTGAGAATCGTACCCAGGCGGGTGCAGAGTTAGCGCGAGTGATTCATAATATGCTTACTCAACAAACGATTGACTCTGGTGTTAAGCCTGTACCCATTGTCTATGCTTTGCCAAGAGGGGGTATATCAGTAGCAGCACCAATTGCCCAACGTTTAGATTGCCCGTTGACAATAGTTGTCGCTAAAAAAATTAGTCATCCAGATAACCCAGAGTTGGCAATTGGTGCGGTAACTGCGGCTGGTGATGTGTTGTGGAATCAGCCAAAGCTGTGCCGCTGGAAATATACCTCACGCTGGCAAGAAACTGCACTCAATCAAGTGATGAATCAAGCTCAAGCGTTAGAAACATATTTGAGTTCCGCTTGTCCATCAGTGCATCCAGCAGGGGCGACGCTGATTTTAGTTGATGATGGGATTGCTACCGGGATGACTATGGCGGTAGCCGCAATTACCGTAAAAAAGCTGGCTCCGGCGGCAGTGTGGCTATGTGCGCCAGTTGCACCACCAGAGTTGCTACCTTGGTTACAGCAGTGGTGCGATCGCCTGATTGTTTTAGAAACACCAAATTTATTCCGTAGTGTCAGTAATTTTTATACAGAATTTCCTCAAGTAGAAACGGAGGAAGTTCTAGTTTATCTCCAAGCAGCAAATAAGTAA
- a CDS encoding tetratricopeptide repeat protein, with amino-acid sequence MSDGEWKNHKNTSPKSVPTTRLTPIKRNTITHEFDPTAADAMFAEDSDTHLWEASELLRQGMQQQQAGEMIAALKSLQKSLELFEVIGDIPQQEQALSFLAVVTYASGDYKSTISYAQQCLSLKKETPDPSIQMQAFSHLGNAYRHLNDHDKAIKYLEECLKITRNLQDKRSQVAALNNLGLVYKAAGNLTRAIEYQEQSLKLVQELQDNWGIEQVLKNLGNAWYALDNYPKAIAHYEQCVKVARILNNPRSAIQVLKNLGNACYATNDYGKAMTYYEERLQLARELKDKRSEEQSLGSLGVTCEALGDYSQAIKYYEQRLLLARSIKDRRIEEQALASLKVACYALGDYAKAMQYQE; translated from the coding sequence ATGTCAGACGGTGAATGGAAAAATCACAAAAATACCTCTCCTAAGTCAGTGCCTACAACCCGCCTTACGCCAATCAAGCGTAATACCATTACACATGAATTTGATCCAACTGCGGCTGACGCAATGTTTGCTGAAGACAGTGACACTCATTTATGGGAAGCATCTGAACTATTGCGCCAAGGAATGCAACAACAACAAGCTGGAGAAATGATTGCGGCGTTGAAGTCGTTGCAAAAATCTCTAGAGTTGTTTGAGGTAATTGGAGATATACCACAACAAGAGCAGGCACTATCTTTTTTAGCAGTAGTCACCTACGCTTCTGGAGATTATAAAAGTACTATTTCTTATGCCCAACAGTGTCTAAGCTTGAAAAAAGAGACACCTGATCCATCTATACAGATGCAGGCGTTTTCGCATTTAGGTAATGCTTACAGACACTTAAATGACCATGACAAAGCGATTAAATATTTAGAAGAGTGTTTAAAAATTACTCGCAACTTACAAGACAAACGCAGTCAAGTTGCAGCATTAAATAACCTAGGATTAGTTTATAAAGCAGCAGGCAATTTAACACGAGCAATTGAGTATCAAGAGCAAAGCCTCAAACTCGTGCAAGAACTCCAAGATAACTGGGGTATAGAACAGGTACTAAAAAATTTGGGTAATGCTTGGTATGCTTTAGACAATTATCCCAAAGCGATCGCCCACTATGAACAGTGTGTCAAAGTAGCACGCATTCTCAACAACCCGCGGAGTGCTATTCAGGTACTCAAGAATTTAGGTAATGCTTGTTATGCTACCAATGATTATGGCAAAGCCATGACTTATTATGAAGAACGTTTGCAATTAGCCAGAGAATTAAAAGACAAGCGTAGTGAAGAACAATCTCTTGGGAGTTTAGGCGTTACCTGTGAAGCTCTGGGAGATTACAGCCAAGCAATCAAATATTATGAACAACGCTTACTCTTAGCTAGAAGTATTAAAGACCGTCGCATTGAAGAACAAGCTCTCGCTAGTTTAAAAGTTGCTTGCTATGCTTTGGGTGATTACGCTAAGGCTATGCAATATCAGGAATAG
- a CDS encoding class I SAM-dependent methyltransferase, with the protein MERVLEPEVMDTWEEAIDYDAMDFTEVNTAFAKEAVALCSQAQCLVLDAGTGTGRIPVLIGQMRPQWQLIAIDLAQNMLKIAAQHIQQARLYEQISLALVDAKQLPYADGMFDLVISNSLIHHLPDPLPFFQEIKRVTKPNGGLLIRDLLRPADEMTMNALVDTIGYEYAPRQQKLFRDSLHAALTLDEVNKLVTSVGWFGVRVYQSSDRHWTMERSCNVSI; encoded by the coding sequence ATGGAAAGAGTGTTGGAACCAGAAGTAATGGATACGTGGGAAGAAGCCATTGATTATGATGCAATGGATTTTACTGAGGTTAATACAGCTTTTGCCAAAGAAGCGGTCGCTCTTTGTTCTCAAGCACAATGTTTAGTGCTGGATGCGGGGACTGGTACTGGCCGCATTCCTGTTCTGATCGGTCAAATGCGTCCCCAATGGCAATTAATAGCGATTGATTTAGCTCAAAATATGCTAAAAATTGCCGCGCAACATATTCAGCAAGCTAGGTTGTATGAGCAAATTAGTTTGGCATTAGTGGATGCCAAACAGTTACCCTACGCAGATGGAATGTTTGATTTGGTGATTTCCAATAGCTTGATTCACCACTTACCTGATCCTTTGCCATTTTTTCAAGAAATTAAACGAGTCACCAAACCTAACGGCGGTTTGCTGATTCGGGATTTATTACGTCCAGCGGACGAAATGACCATGAATGCTTTAGTGGACACCATTGGCTATGAATATGCTCCCCGTCAGCAAAAATTGTTTCGTGATTCTCTCCATGCTGCACTCACACTAGATGAAGTGAATAAGTTGGTTACTAGTGTGGGTTGGTTTGGAGTGAGAGTTTATCAATCAAGCGATCGCCATTGGACTATGGAAAGAAGTTGTAATGTGTCTATTTAA
- a CDS encoding NADAR family protein: MTIYFYSTREQYGCFSNFSDHGFVLDELYWYTSEHYFQAQKFVGTFHLEQIRLVKTPKEAAKMGRERSRPLRQDWEQVKDDIMKKAVLCKFETHTDIQEILLNTGNTEIVENSPIDYYWGCGADGSGKNMLGIILMEVRDILRSKDGTKLGSFTVK, translated from the coding sequence ATGACTATCTATTTTTATAGCACCCGTGAACAATATGGCTGCTTTTCTAACTTTTCAGACCACGGCTTTGTTTTGGATGAGTTGTACTGGTATACTAGTGAACATTATTTTCAAGCTCAAAAGTTTGTTGGGACATTTCATTTAGAACAAATTCGTTTGGTAAAAACTCCCAAAGAAGCAGCAAAAATGGGCAGAGAAAGAAGTCGTCCTTTGCGCCAAGATTGGGAGCAAGTTAAAGACGATATCATGAAGAAAGCCGTGTTATGTAAGTTTGAGACTCATACAGATATTCAAGAAATATTACTAAACACAGGTAATACCGAAATTGTCGAAAATTCTCCCATTGATTATTATTGGGGATGTGGAGCCGATGGTAGCGGTAAAAATATGTTAGGGATAATTTTAATGGAAGTGCGCGATATCCTACGCTCAAAGGATGGCACAAAACTAGGAAGTTTTACGGTAAAATAA
- a CDS encoding sensor histidine kinase: MSHAKKNGVRKVLIWLVKLSNNWSIAQKITYGYIVTVGITCIGTTSGLLLAYNYETYAHKQLLLAYQQQALLKDLENAVTRVRLHPQRLVTVLDNSIWLEFEKNRFLDGISQVQQRLSELDKFAIIYQNNLLINSQDLHNLLSDYEKTTDIYNQLVKDFWKEIEEKNSLSKNNENYQQQILNFLNQEKKSNIPVEFEQLSDELTRLIGHAELQKQHASTSFNNAQKLQVKVILGSVLVSVVIAAILALYTSNLIAHPLKVVTNVARKITQESNFQLKANVSSKDEVGTLASSLNQLVEWVGDYTQELELARQTLEQRVEERTQELELARQTLEHRVEERTQKLQKTLQSLKETQSQLIQTEKMSSLGQMVAGIAHEINNPVSFIYGNIQHANEYVEYLLELIDLYQQQYPEPSYAIAEKIEDIDLTFISKDLSSLLSSMKMGAQRIREIVLSLRNFSRLDEADMKEVDIHEGIDNTLLILNHKITSEITVIKNYHTLPLFDCYPAQINQVFMNIISNAIDALIEQTNNPDKQIIIDTLKLDGNYIKISIKDNAYGIPLDIQHKLFDPFFTTKPVGKGTGLGLSICYQIVEKHQGKIEVISEIDKGTEFAITLPIKKTH, from the coding sequence ATGAGTCATGCAAAAAAAAATGGGGTTAGAAAAGTTTTAATCTGGCTAGTAAAATTAAGTAATAACTGGAGTATCGCTCAAAAGATAACCTATGGTTATATTGTCACTGTTGGTATTACTTGTATAGGCACAACAAGTGGGTTACTTTTAGCATATAACTACGAAACTTATGCCCATAAGCAGCTACTCCTTGCTTATCAGCAGCAAGCTTTATTAAAAGATTTAGAAAATGCGGTAACTAGAGTTAGGCTGCATCCCCAAAGATTAGTTACTGTATTAGATAACTCTATTTGGCTAGAATTTGAAAAAAATCGATTTCTGGATGGTATTTCGCAAGTTCAGCAAAGATTATCTGAATTAGATAAATTTGCAATTATTTATCAAAATAATTTATTAATAAATTCTCAGGATTTACACAACTTATTAAGTGATTATGAAAAAACTACAGATATATATAATCAGCTTGTAAAAGATTTTTGGAAGGAAATTGAAGAAAAAAACTCCTTATCAAAAAATAATGAAAATTATCAGCAGCAGATATTAAATTTTCTTAATCAAGAGAAAAAAAGCAATATTCCTGTGGAATTTGAGCAGCTATCAGACGAATTAACGCGGTTAATAGGACATGCTGAACTGCAAAAACAGCACGCAAGTACTAGCTTTAATAATGCTCAGAAATTACAAGTAAAAGTTATTCTCGGAAGTGTACTAGTATCAGTTGTAATCGCTGCAATACTAGCGTTATATACGAGTAATTTAATTGCCCATCCTTTAAAAGTAGTTACTAATGTTGCCAGGAAGATTACCCAAGAATCCAACTTTCAACTCAAGGCTAATGTCAGCAGTAAAGATGAAGTAGGGACATTAGCTAGTTCTTTAAACCAATTGGTAGAGTGGGTAGGAGACTATACTCAAGAATTAGAATTAGCCCGCCAAACTTTAGAGCAAAGAGTAGAAGAACGCACCCAAGAATTAGAATTAGCTCGCCAAACCTTAGAACATCGTGTAGAAGAGCGTACTCAAAAACTACAAAAAACACTACAATCTTTAAAAGAAACTCAAAGCCAATTAATTCAAACAGAAAAAATGTCTTCTTTAGGACAGATGGTAGCAGGTATAGCTCATGAGATTAATAATCCTGTTAGTTTTATTTATGGCAATATTCAACACGCTAATGAATATGTTGAATACTTGTTAGAATTAATAGATTTATACCAGCAACAGTATCCAGAACCAAGCTATGCTATCGCCGAGAAAATTGAAGATATTGATTTAACTTTTATTAGCAAAGATTTATCTAGCTTACTTTCATCTATGAAAATGGGCGCTCAACGCATTCGAGAAATTGTCTTATCTTTACGCAACTTCTCTCGTTTAGATGAAGCTGATATGAAAGAGGTAGATATTCATGAAGGAATTGATAATACATTATTAATTTTAAACCACAAAATTACTTCTGAAATAACCGTAATTAAAAATTATCATACACTGCCTTTATTTGATTGCTATCCAGCACAAATCAATCAAGTATTTATGAATATTATTAGTAATGCTATAGATGCTTTAATAGAACAAACAAATAATCCAGATAAACAAATTATCATAGATACCCTAAAGTTAGATGGTAATTACATCAAAATTAGTATTAAAGATAATGCTTATGGAATTCCTTTAGATATTCAACATAAACTGTTTGACCCATTTTTCACAACTAAACCAGTAGGAAAAGGTACTGGCTTAGGTTTGAGTATTTGTTATCAAATAGTCGAGAAACATCAAGGTAAAATAGAAGTGATTTCCGAAATAGATAAAGGTACAGAGTTTGCGATCACCTTGCCAATCAAAAAAACTCATTAA